From the genome of Eucalyptus grandis isolate ANBG69807.140 chromosome 2, ASM1654582v1, whole genome shotgun sequence, one region includes:
- the LOC104417232 gene encoding DNA-(apurinic or apyrimidinic site) endonuclease — MKRFFKPVEKDGSNKKPALSHGGDDGETAGEEKKKREPLKFLTWNANSFLLRVKNNWPEFTKFVSDLDPDVIAIQEVRMPAAGSKGAPKNPGELKDDTSSSREERQILMRALSSPPFGDYRVWWSLGESKYAGTALLVKKCFKPKVSFSLDGKASKHEPDGRVILAEFETFRLLNTYSPNNGWKEEENSFQRRRKWDKKLLEFVVKSLDKPLIWCGDLNVSHEEIDVTHPEFFSAAKQNGYVPPNPEDCGQPGFTLAERKRFGAILKEGKLIDAYRYLHKDKDMECGFSWSGNPIGKYRGKRMRIDYFIVSEKFKDRIKSCEMHGRGIELEGFYGSDHCPVSLELSEAISDSV, encoded by the exons ATGAAGCGATTCTTCAAGCCCGTGGAGAAGGACGGCTCCAACAAGAAGCCCGCTCTGTCTCatggcggcgacgacggcgaaaCGGCGGgtgaggagaagaagaagagagagccACTGAAGTTCCTGACGTGGAATGCCAACAGCTTTCTCCTCCGCGTCAAGAACAACTGGCCCGAATTCACCAAGTTCGTCTCCGATCTCGACCCCGACGTCATTGCCATACAG GAAGTAAGGATGCCTGCAGCTGGTTCAAAAGGTGCGCCTAAAAATCCTGGAGAGTTGAAAGATGATACAAGCTCCTCACGAGAGGAAAGGCAG ATACTGATGCGCGCGCTTTCAAGTCCCCCCTTTGGAGACTATCGTGTTTGGTGGTCCCTTGGAGAGTCGAAGTATGCAGGGACTGCACTGTTAGTGAAGAAGTGCTTCAAACCGAAAGTCTCCTTTTCTCTCGATGGCAAAG CGTCAAAGCACGAGCCAGACGGTCGAGTTATCTTGGCCGAATTTGAGACATTTCGTTTGTTGAATACATATTCCCCTAACAATGgttggaaggaggaggagaactcatttcaaagaagaaggaaatgggATAAAAAGTTACTGGAGTTCGTTGTCAAATCGTTAGACAAGCCCTTGATTTGGTGTGGTGATCTTAATGTGAG CCATGAAGAGATTGATGTAACTCATCCAGAGTTCTTTAGCGCTGCAAAACAAAATGGTTATGTCCCTCCTAATCCAGAG GACTGTGGACAGCCTGGATTTACCCTGGCTGAGAGGAAGCGCTTTGGAGCCATACTGAAGGA GGGAAAACTCATAGATGCATACCGATACCTGCACAAAGATAAGGATATGGAGTGCGGCTTTTCATGGTCCGGAAATCCTATTGGGAA GTATAGAGGAAAAAGAATGAGAATCGATTATTTCATAGTTTCAGAGAAGTTCAAAGATAGGATCAAATCATGTGAGATGCACGGGCGAGGGATTGAATTGGAAG GTTTTTATGGAAGCGACCATTGCCCTGTCTCCCTTGAGCTTTCAGAAGCCATATCAGATTCTGTGTAG
- the LOC108954997 gene encoding G-type lectin S-receptor-like serine/threonine-protein kinase At4g27290 produces the protein MAPEYAFDGKFSLKSDIYSFGVLLLEIISGKRNRGFSHPSHHHNLLGHSWLLWCEGRALEIMDECLHNSFDRTQVERCIRVGLLCVQKFPEDRPAVSFAIDMILNGGLVLPEPKEPSYFFERNSEYKDGASAKGDPYTQNAVTLTLPKGR, from the exons ATGGCCCCTGAGTATGCTTTCGATGGGAAATTCTCTTTGAAGTCCGACATATACAGCTTTGGCGTGCTCTTGTTGGAGATAATTAGTGGCAAAAGGAACAGAGGTTTTTCCCATCCAAGCCATCACCACAACCTTCTTGGACAT TCGTGGTTGCTTTGGTGTGAAGGCAGGGCCTTGGAAATAATGGATGAATGCCTACACAACTCATTTGACAGAACCCAAGTGGAAAGATGCATTCGAGTGGGCTTGTTGTGTGTCCAAAAGTTCCCTGAAGATAGACCAGCTGTGTCTTTTGCAATTGATATGATACTCAATGGTGGCTTGGTCTTGCCTGAACCTAAAGAGCCTAGTTACTTCTTTGAGAGAAACTCAGAGTATAAAGATGGGGCTTCAGCAAAGGGAGACCCTTATACGCAAAATGCAGTCACTTTGACTTTGCCAAAAGGCCGGTAG
- the LOC104434234 gene encoding G-type lectin S-receptor-like serine/threonine-protein kinase At4g27290, with protein MAKIALYIFIIVTMIGLSLTADILGMNQSISYGETLVSSDLIFELGLFTRGNSSMSYLGIWYKFSPETVVWVANRNNPLAERSGVLTFSTVGNLVLLNQSNGVVWSSKSSRVLQNPVVQLLDSGNLVIWDKFSSSSNEAYSWQSFDYPSDTLLAGMKLGLNLKTGFEWRLTAWKSMDDPSPGDYVFVTDRSRSAMSKLMHEFPSDSCNLYDRCGANAICSLGLCECVKGFMPRSPDEWKVLEFSSGCMRTIPTNCSKGEGFMEIKRVKLPDLLDVTLNKNMSLKKCKDECLKNCSCMAYANSDIRDGGSGCLMWLGDLIDMRVFEKQNYGQTLYIRLSASELDAIRDRTRRKIILVAVISSSIIGGLLSVVTVLWCVKHRKRRIRIGGKSSDRTSSSSQETIKEFKARPRRVQE; from the exons ATGGCAAAGATCGCTCTCTACATTTTCATCATAGTCACTATGATCGGTTTGTCACTTACAGCcgatattttaggcatgaaccAGTCCATCAGTTATGGAGAAACATTGGTTTCTTCAGACCTAATATTTGAGCTAGGATTATTTACTCGTGGCAACTCCAGTATGAGCTACTTGGGCATATGGTACAAGTTCAGTCCTGAAACGGTTGTGTGGGTTGCTAACAGAAACAACCCGCTAGCCGAGCGTAGTGGTGTTCTCACATTTAGTACTGTGGGTAATCTAGTTCTTCTCAACCAGTCGAATGGTGTTGTTTGGTCTTCCAAGTCATCTAGGGTCCTCCAGAATCCAGTTGTGCAGCTACTGGATTCAGGAAATCTTgttatttgggataaatttagtTCAAGTTCTAATGAAGCCTATTCATGGCAAAGCTTTGATTACCCGTCTGATACGCTTTTAGCTGGTATGAAGCTGGGATTGAATTTGAAAACGGGTTTTGAATGGCGTCTGACTGCGTGGAAAAGCATGGACGACCCTTCTCCTGGAGATTAT GTTTTTGTGACGGATAGATCGAGAAGTGCCATGTCGAAGCTCATGCACGAGTTCCCTAGTGATTCTTGCAATCTTTATGACAGGTGTGGGGCTAATGCCATCTGCAGCCTTGGCTTGTGCGAATGTGTGAAAGGGTTCATGCCTAGGTCGCCTGACGAATGGAAGGTCCTTGAGTTTTCCAGCGGGTGCATGAGGACAATACCCACAAATTGTTCAAAAGGAGAAGGGTTCATGGAAATTAAAAGAGTTAAACTGCCGGACCTCCTGGACGTTACACTGAACAAGAATATGAGCCTGAAGAAATGCAAGGATGAGTGCTTGAAGAACTGTTCGTGTATGGCTTATGCTAATTCAGATATCAGAGATGGAGGCAGTGGCTGTCTGATGTGGCTTGGAGACTTGATCGACATGAGAGTGTTTGAAAAACAGAACTACGGGCAAACTCTATACATACGGCTATCAGCTTCTGAACTAG ATGCCATTCGTGACCGCACCAGGAGGAAAATAATATTAGTAGCTGTCATTTCGAGTTCAATCATTGGTGGATTGCTTTCGGTTGTAACTGTATTGTGGTGTGTAAAGCATAGGAAAAGGAGAATCAGGATTGGAG GGAAATCTTCAGACAGGACATCAAGTAGCAGTCAAGAGACTATCAAGGAGTTCAAGGCAAGGCCTAGAagagttcaagaatga